The Thunnus albacares chromosome 21, fThuAlb1.1, whole genome shotgun sequence genome window below encodes:
- the esyt2b gene encoding extended synaptotagmin-2 isoform X4: MVHFPDVERVEWLNKTVKQMWPYICKFVEKLFRETIEPAVKESNAHLSTFCFSKIDIGDKPLRVNGVKVYTENVDKRQIIMDLQISFVGNTEIDVDIKRYYCKAGIKSIQIHGVLRVVMEPLLGDMPLVGALSLFFLKKPLLDINWTGLTNILDIPGLNGFSDSLIQDIIYSYLVLPNRITVPLVGDVELAQLRFPMPKGVLRIHFLEAQDLEGKDKFLGGLIKGKSDPYGILQIGNQLFQSKTVKESLHPKWNEVYEALVYEHSGQHLEIELFDEDPDKDDFLGSLMIDMTELHKEQKVDEWFDLEEAPTGKLHLKLEWLSLLSTPTKLDQVLRSVRADRSLANDGLSSALLVVYLDSAKNLPSVFTGSLGCGNLSERRASGLVFCESNTSEYRTICSAKKSSSEPSPYVQLTVGHKSLESKIRYKTKEPMWEDCFSFLVHNPRRQELEVEVKDDKRKCTLGNLTVPLSGLLAEEDMTLTQCFPLKNSGPSSTIKLKMALRILLLEKQGSSDQPSTVRVRKSSVPQPTTTTPSLRQSISESPLPSFTPPPPIDASTLTLQHRDGEPYSASPLRSTSSLSTCISSSQKHLPHKESTPSLASDISLPFATLELQQRLRQLQNGSAPSQYPLGEIQLTVRHSSQRNKLIVVVHACRNLIAFTKDGSDPFIRLYLLPDKSRTGRRKTGTMKRTLNPVYDQTFEFSVSMVELHRRTLDVAVKNGGSILSKHKGLLGKVLVDLSGDDISKGWTQWYDLSEDGLSSQCMRSIQDPLLT; the protein is encoded by the exons ATG GTCCATTTCCCAGATGTGGAGCGAGTGGAGTGGCTAAACAAG ACGGTGAAACAGATGTGGCCCTACATCTGCAAGTTTGTGGAGAAACTGTTCCGGGAGACGATCGAGCCGGCGGTGAAGGAGTCCAACGCCCACCTCAGCACCTTCTGCTTCAGCAAGATCGACATCGGAGACAAA CCCCTGAGGGTCAACGGGGTCAAGGTTTACACAGAGAATGTGGATAAGCGACAGATCATCATGGATCTACAGATCAG ctttgtAGGCAATACAGAGATTGACGTGGACATTAAACGCTACTACTGCAAAGCTGGTATCAAGAGCATCCAG ATCCACGGCGTGTTGAGAGTGGTGATGGAGCCGTTGCTGGGTGACATGCCTCTTGTTGGAGCTCTGTCTCTGTTCTTCCTCAAGAAACCA ctTCTCGACATAAACTGGACAGGTCTCACCAATATACTGGACATTCCTGGGCTCAA TGGCTTTTCTGACAGTCTGATTCAAGACATAATCTACAGTTATCTGGTATTACCCAACCGTATCACCGTCCCTCTAGTCGGGGATGTGGAACTGGCCCAGCTACGCTTCCCCATGCCAAAG GGAGTCCTGAGGATTCACTTCTTGGAGGCTCAGGATCTGGAAGGGAAAGATAAATTTCTAGGGGGGCTGATCAAGGGCAAGTCTGACCCCTACGGCATCCTGCAGATCGGCAACCAGCTGTTCCAGAGCAAGACAGTCAAAGAGAGCCTCCATCCCAAATGGAATGAAGTTTACGAG GCCTTGGTGTACGAGCACTCAGGTCAACACCTCGAGATTGAACTGTTTGATGAGGACCCAGACAAGGATGATTTCCTGGGAAG CTTGATGATCGATATGACTGAGCTGCACAAAGAACAGAAGGTTGATGAG TGGTTTGACCTGGAGGAGGCTCCTACTGGGAAACTCCACTTAAAACTGGAGTGGCTGTCTCTGCTTTCCACTCCCACGAAGCTGGACCAG GTGCTGCGGAGCGTGCGTGCAGACAGAAGCCTGGCCAATGATGGGCTATCATCAGCCCTGCTGGTGGTGTATCTGGACTCAGCAAAGAATCTGCCA AGCGTCTTCACAGGCAGCTTAGGCTGTGGAAACTTAAGTGAGAGGAGAGCGTCTGGCCTAGTCTTTTGTGAGAGCAATACCTCAGAGTATAGGACAATATGT TCTGCAAAGAAGAGCAGCAGTGAGCCCAGTCCTTACGTCCAATTAACAGTTGGACACAAATCACTTGAGAGTAAG ATCCGGTACAAAACCAAGGAGCCTATGTGGGAAGATTGTTTCTCATTCCTCGTTCACAATCCCAGGAGGCAGGAGCTTGAAGTGGAG GTGAAAGATGACAAGCGGAAGTGCACCTTGGGTAATCTGACGGTGCCTTTGAGCGGGCTGTTAGCGGAGGAGGACATGACGCTGACTCAGTGCTTTCCTCTAAAGAACTCCGGGCCCAGCTCCACCATCAAACTTAAGATGGCCCTGAGG ATCCTGTTGTTGGAGAAGCAGGGATCCTCAGACCAGCCTTCCACCGTCCGGGTCAGGAAGTCCAGTGTGCCGCAGCCGACCACAACAACCCCCTCGCTGAGACAGTCGATCTCAGAATCCCCGTTGCCTTCGTTCACACCTCCGCCACCTATAGACGCCTCCACTCTTACCCTCCAACACAGGGACGGCGAGCCGTACTCAGCCAGCCCTCTCCGCAGTACCTCCAGCCTGAGCACCTGCATCTCCAGCTCCCAGAAACACCTGCCTCATAAGGAGTCCACACCCAGCCTGGCCTCGGATATCTCCCTGCCCTTTGCCACCTTGGAGCTTCAGCAGAGGCTACGACAGCTGCAGAA TGGCTCGGCCCCCAGCCAGTACCCCCTGGGCGAGATCCAGCTGACTGTTCGACACAGCTCGCAGAGAAACAAACTCATTGTGGTGGTACACGCCTGCCG TAACTTGATAGCCTTCACCAAAGACGGCTCAGATCCCTTCATCCGCCTGTATTTGCTGCCTGACAAGAGTCGGACGGGGAGAAGGAAGACCGGCACAATGAAAAGGACCCTCAACCCTGTTTATGATCAAAC GTTTGAATTTAGTGTATCTATGGTGGAGCTCCACAGGAGAACTCTGGATGTAGCAGTGAAGAACGGAGGGAGCATCCTGTCTAAACACAAAGGGCTCTTGGGAAAG GTGCTGGTAGATTTAAGTGGGGATGATATATCAAAAGGATGGACACAATG GTATGATCTGAGTGAAGATGGTTTGTCGTCTCAATGCATGAGAAGTATTCAAGACCCCCTCCTCACATAG
- the esyt2b gene encoding extended synaptotagmin-2 isoform X3, translated as MSRDSMTAVRRAPSHSKENGHIAPIPAPLCANLPHPSAGNTPDDTPVSATSELTHTWVHFAKTFVLIFPIYALGYFEFSFSWLLIGLVVFFWWRRNTGGKYSRLSRALAFFEQEERSVKQSLTTSDLPSWVHFPDVERVEWLNKTVKQMWPYICKFVEKLFRETIEPAVKESNAHLSTFCFSKIDIGDKPLRVNGVKVYTENVDKRQIIMDLQISFVGNTEIDVDIKRYYCKAGIKSIQIHGVLRVVMEPLLGDMPLVGALSLFFLKKPLLDINWTGLTNILDIPGLNGFSDSLIQDIIYSYLVLPNRITVPLVGDVELAQLRFPMPKGVLRIHFLEAQDLEGKDKFLGGLIKGKSDPYGILQIGNQLFQSKTVKESLHPKWNEVYEALVYEHSGQHLEIELFDEDPDKDDFLGSLMIDMTELHKEQKVDEWFDLEEAPTGKLHLKLEWLSLLSTPTKLDQVLRSVRADRSLANDGLSSALLVVYLDSAKNLPSAKKSSSEPSPYVQLTVGHKSLESKIRYKTKEPMWEDCFSFLVHNPRRQELEVEVKDDKRKCTLGNLTVPLSGLLAEEDMTLTQCFPLKNSGPSSTIKLKMALRILLLEKQGSSDQPSTVRVRKSSVPQPTTTTPSLRQSISESPLPSFTPPPPIDASTLTLQHRDGEPYSASPLRSTSSLSTCISSSQKHLPHKESTPSLASDISLPFATLELQQRLRQLQNGSAPSQYPLGEIQLTVRHSSQRNKLIVVVHACRNLIAFTKDGSDPFIRLYLLPDKSRTGRRKTGTMKRTLNPVYDQTFEFSVSMVELHRRTLDVAVKNGGSILSKHKGLLGKVLVDLSGDDISKGWTQWYDLSEDGLSSQCMRSIQDPLLT; from the exons ATGTCAAGAGACAGCATGACAGCTGTACGAAGAGCCCCTTCACACAGCAAGGAGAATGGACACATTGCGCCGATCCCCGCTCCGCTCTGCGCCAACTTACCCCATCCCTCAGCGGGGAACACACCCGATGACACCCCGGTGTCTGCCACCAGCGAGCTGACCCATACCTGGGTGCACTTCGCTAAAACATTTGTGCTCATTTTCCCAATTTATGCACTGGGGTATTTTGAGTTCAGCTTCAGCTGGCTGTTGATTggacttgttgtgtttttttggtggAGGAGAAACACAGGAGGGAAGTACAGTCGACTGAGCCGAGCACTGGCTTTCTTTGAGCAAGAGGAGAGAAGTGTCAAGCAAAGTCTTACGACCTCTGATTTGCCATCATGG GTCCATTTCCCAGATGTGGAGCGAGTGGAGTGGCTAAACAAG ACGGTGAAACAGATGTGGCCCTACATCTGCAAGTTTGTGGAGAAACTGTTCCGGGAGACGATCGAGCCGGCGGTGAAGGAGTCCAACGCCCACCTCAGCACCTTCTGCTTCAGCAAGATCGACATCGGAGACAAA CCCCTGAGGGTCAACGGGGTCAAGGTTTACACAGAGAATGTGGATAAGCGACAGATCATCATGGATCTACAGATCAG ctttgtAGGCAATACAGAGATTGACGTGGACATTAAACGCTACTACTGCAAAGCTGGTATCAAGAGCATCCAG ATCCACGGCGTGTTGAGAGTGGTGATGGAGCCGTTGCTGGGTGACATGCCTCTTGTTGGAGCTCTGTCTCTGTTCTTCCTCAAGAAACCA ctTCTCGACATAAACTGGACAGGTCTCACCAATATACTGGACATTCCTGGGCTCAA TGGCTTTTCTGACAGTCTGATTCAAGACATAATCTACAGTTATCTGGTATTACCCAACCGTATCACCGTCCCTCTAGTCGGGGATGTGGAACTGGCCCAGCTACGCTTCCCCATGCCAAAG GGAGTCCTGAGGATTCACTTCTTGGAGGCTCAGGATCTGGAAGGGAAAGATAAATTTCTAGGGGGGCTGATCAAGGGCAAGTCTGACCCCTACGGCATCCTGCAGATCGGCAACCAGCTGTTCCAGAGCAAGACAGTCAAAGAGAGCCTCCATCCCAAATGGAATGAAGTTTACGAG GCCTTGGTGTACGAGCACTCAGGTCAACACCTCGAGATTGAACTGTTTGATGAGGACCCAGACAAGGATGATTTCCTGGGAAG CTTGATGATCGATATGACTGAGCTGCACAAAGAACAGAAGGTTGATGAG TGGTTTGACCTGGAGGAGGCTCCTACTGGGAAACTCCACTTAAAACTGGAGTGGCTGTCTCTGCTTTCCACTCCCACGAAGCTGGACCAG GTGCTGCGGAGCGTGCGTGCAGACAGAAGCCTGGCCAATGATGGGCTATCATCAGCCCTGCTGGTGGTGTATCTGGACTCAGCAAAGAATCTGCCA TCTGCAAAGAAGAGCAGCAGTGAGCCCAGTCCTTACGTCCAATTAACAGTTGGACACAAATCACTTGAGAGTAAG ATCCGGTACAAAACCAAGGAGCCTATGTGGGAAGATTGTTTCTCATTCCTCGTTCACAATCCCAGGAGGCAGGAGCTTGAAGTGGAG GTGAAAGATGACAAGCGGAAGTGCACCTTGGGTAATCTGACGGTGCCTTTGAGCGGGCTGTTAGCGGAGGAGGACATGACGCTGACTCAGTGCTTTCCTCTAAAGAACTCCGGGCCCAGCTCCACCATCAAACTTAAGATGGCCCTGAGG ATCCTGTTGTTGGAGAAGCAGGGATCCTCAGACCAGCCTTCCACCGTCCGGGTCAGGAAGTCCAGTGTGCCGCAGCCGACCACAACAACCCCCTCGCTGAGACAGTCGATCTCAGAATCCCCGTTGCCTTCGTTCACACCTCCGCCACCTATAGACGCCTCCACTCTTACCCTCCAACACAGGGACGGCGAGCCGTACTCAGCCAGCCCTCTCCGCAGTACCTCCAGCCTGAGCACCTGCATCTCCAGCTCCCAGAAACACCTGCCTCATAAGGAGTCCACACCCAGCCTGGCCTCGGATATCTCCCTGCCCTTTGCCACCTTGGAGCTTCAGCAGAGGCTACGACAGCTGCAGAA TGGCTCGGCCCCCAGCCAGTACCCCCTGGGCGAGATCCAGCTGACTGTTCGACACAGCTCGCAGAGAAACAAACTCATTGTGGTGGTACACGCCTGCCG TAACTTGATAGCCTTCACCAAAGACGGCTCAGATCCCTTCATCCGCCTGTATTTGCTGCCTGACAAGAGTCGGACGGGGAGAAGGAAGACCGGCACAATGAAAAGGACCCTCAACCCTGTTTATGATCAAAC GTTTGAATTTAGTGTATCTATGGTGGAGCTCCACAGGAGAACTCTGGATGTAGCAGTGAAGAACGGAGGGAGCATCCTGTCTAAACACAAAGGGCTCTTGGGAAAG GTGCTGGTAGATTTAAGTGGGGATGATATATCAAAAGGATGGACACAATG GTATGATCTGAGTGAAGATGGTTTGTCGTCTCAATGCATGAGAAGTATTCAAGACCCCCTCCTCACATAG
- the esyt2b gene encoding extended synaptotagmin-2 isoform X1: MSRDSMTAVRRAPSHSKENGHIAPIPAPLCANLPHPSAGNTPDDTPVSATSELTHTWVHFAKTFVLIFPIYALGYFEFSFSWLLIGLVVFFWWRRNTGGKYSRLSRALAFFEQEERSVKQSLTTSDLPSWVHFPDVERVEWLNKTVKQMWPYICKFVEKLFRETIEPAVKESNAHLSTFCFSKIDIGDKPLRVNGVKVYTENVDKRQIIMDLQISFVGNTEIDVDIKRYYCKAGIKSIQIHGVLRVVMEPLLGDMPLVGALSLFFLKKPLLDINWTGLTNILDIPGLNGFSDSLIQDIIYSYLVLPNRITVPLVGDVELAQLRFPMPKGVLRIHFLEAQDLEGKDKFLGGLIKGKSDPYGILQIGNQLFQSKTVKESLHPKWNEVYEALVYEHSGQHLEIELFDEDPDKDDFLGSLMIDMTELHKEQKVDEWFDLEEAPTGKLHLKLEWLSLLSTPTKLDQVLRSVRADRSLANDGLSSALLVVYLDSAKNLPSVFTGSLGCGNLSERRASGLVFCESNTSEYRTICSAKKSSSEPSPYVQLTVGHKSLESKIRYKTKEPMWEDCFSFLVHNPRRQELEVEVKDDKRKCTLGNLTVPLSGLLAEEDMTLTQCFPLKNSGPSSTIKLKMALRILLLEKQGSSDQPSTVRVRKSSVPQPTTTTPSLRQSISESPLPSFTPPPPIDASTLTLQHRDGEPYSASPLRSTSSLSTCISSSQKHLPHKESTPSLASDISLPFATLELQQRLRQLQNGSAPSQYPLGEIQLTVRHSSQRNKLIVVVHACRNLIAFTKDGSDPFIRLYLLPDKSRTGRRKTGTMKRTLNPVYDQTFEFSVSMVELHRRTLDVAVKNGGSILSKHKGLLGKVLVDLSGDDISKGWTQWYDLSEDGLSSQCMRSIQDPLLT; this comes from the exons ATGTCAAGAGACAGCATGACAGCTGTACGAAGAGCCCCTTCACACAGCAAGGAGAATGGACACATTGCGCCGATCCCCGCTCCGCTCTGCGCCAACTTACCCCATCCCTCAGCGGGGAACACACCCGATGACACCCCGGTGTCTGCCACCAGCGAGCTGACCCATACCTGGGTGCACTTCGCTAAAACATTTGTGCTCATTTTCCCAATTTATGCACTGGGGTATTTTGAGTTCAGCTTCAGCTGGCTGTTGATTggacttgttgtgtttttttggtggAGGAGAAACACAGGAGGGAAGTACAGTCGACTGAGCCGAGCACTGGCTTTCTTTGAGCAAGAGGAGAGAAGTGTCAAGCAAAGTCTTACGACCTCTGATTTGCCATCATGG GTCCATTTCCCAGATGTGGAGCGAGTGGAGTGGCTAAACAAG ACGGTGAAACAGATGTGGCCCTACATCTGCAAGTTTGTGGAGAAACTGTTCCGGGAGACGATCGAGCCGGCGGTGAAGGAGTCCAACGCCCACCTCAGCACCTTCTGCTTCAGCAAGATCGACATCGGAGACAAA CCCCTGAGGGTCAACGGGGTCAAGGTTTACACAGAGAATGTGGATAAGCGACAGATCATCATGGATCTACAGATCAG ctttgtAGGCAATACAGAGATTGACGTGGACATTAAACGCTACTACTGCAAAGCTGGTATCAAGAGCATCCAG ATCCACGGCGTGTTGAGAGTGGTGATGGAGCCGTTGCTGGGTGACATGCCTCTTGTTGGAGCTCTGTCTCTGTTCTTCCTCAAGAAACCA ctTCTCGACATAAACTGGACAGGTCTCACCAATATACTGGACATTCCTGGGCTCAA TGGCTTTTCTGACAGTCTGATTCAAGACATAATCTACAGTTATCTGGTATTACCCAACCGTATCACCGTCCCTCTAGTCGGGGATGTGGAACTGGCCCAGCTACGCTTCCCCATGCCAAAG GGAGTCCTGAGGATTCACTTCTTGGAGGCTCAGGATCTGGAAGGGAAAGATAAATTTCTAGGGGGGCTGATCAAGGGCAAGTCTGACCCCTACGGCATCCTGCAGATCGGCAACCAGCTGTTCCAGAGCAAGACAGTCAAAGAGAGCCTCCATCCCAAATGGAATGAAGTTTACGAG GCCTTGGTGTACGAGCACTCAGGTCAACACCTCGAGATTGAACTGTTTGATGAGGACCCAGACAAGGATGATTTCCTGGGAAG CTTGATGATCGATATGACTGAGCTGCACAAAGAACAGAAGGTTGATGAG TGGTTTGACCTGGAGGAGGCTCCTACTGGGAAACTCCACTTAAAACTGGAGTGGCTGTCTCTGCTTTCCACTCCCACGAAGCTGGACCAG GTGCTGCGGAGCGTGCGTGCAGACAGAAGCCTGGCCAATGATGGGCTATCATCAGCCCTGCTGGTGGTGTATCTGGACTCAGCAAAGAATCTGCCA AGCGTCTTCACAGGCAGCTTAGGCTGTGGAAACTTAAGTGAGAGGAGAGCGTCTGGCCTAGTCTTTTGTGAGAGCAATACCTCAGAGTATAGGACAATATGT TCTGCAAAGAAGAGCAGCAGTGAGCCCAGTCCTTACGTCCAATTAACAGTTGGACACAAATCACTTGAGAGTAAG ATCCGGTACAAAACCAAGGAGCCTATGTGGGAAGATTGTTTCTCATTCCTCGTTCACAATCCCAGGAGGCAGGAGCTTGAAGTGGAG GTGAAAGATGACAAGCGGAAGTGCACCTTGGGTAATCTGACGGTGCCTTTGAGCGGGCTGTTAGCGGAGGAGGACATGACGCTGACTCAGTGCTTTCCTCTAAAGAACTCCGGGCCCAGCTCCACCATCAAACTTAAGATGGCCCTGAGG ATCCTGTTGTTGGAGAAGCAGGGATCCTCAGACCAGCCTTCCACCGTCCGGGTCAGGAAGTCCAGTGTGCCGCAGCCGACCACAACAACCCCCTCGCTGAGACAGTCGATCTCAGAATCCCCGTTGCCTTCGTTCACACCTCCGCCACCTATAGACGCCTCCACTCTTACCCTCCAACACAGGGACGGCGAGCCGTACTCAGCCAGCCCTCTCCGCAGTACCTCCAGCCTGAGCACCTGCATCTCCAGCTCCCAGAAACACCTGCCTCATAAGGAGTCCACACCCAGCCTGGCCTCGGATATCTCCCTGCCCTTTGCCACCTTGGAGCTTCAGCAGAGGCTACGACAGCTGCAGAA TGGCTCGGCCCCCAGCCAGTACCCCCTGGGCGAGATCCAGCTGACTGTTCGACACAGCTCGCAGAGAAACAAACTCATTGTGGTGGTACACGCCTGCCG TAACTTGATAGCCTTCACCAAAGACGGCTCAGATCCCTTCATCCGCCTGTATTTGCTGCCTGACAAGAGTCGGACGGGGAGAAGGAAGACCGGCACAATGAAAAGGACCCTCAACCCTGTTTATGATCAAAC GTTTGAATTTAGTGTATCTATGGTGGAGCTCCACAGGAGAACTCTGGATGTAGCAGTGAAGAACGGAGGGAGCATCCTGTCTAAACACAAAGGGCTCTTGGGAAAG GTGCTGGTAGATTTAAGTGGGGATGATATATCAAAAGGATGGACACAATG GTATGATCTGAGTGAAGATGGTTTGTCGTCTCAATGCATGAGAAGTATTCAAGACCCCCTCCTCACATAG
- the esyt2b gene encoding extended synaptotagmin-2 isoform X2 produces MSRDSMTAVRRAPSHSKENGHIAPIPAPLCANLPHPSAGNTPDDTPVSATSELTHTWVHFAKTFVLIFPIYALGYFEFSFSWLLIGLVVFFWWRRNTGGKYSRLSRALAFFEQEERSVKQSLTTSDLPSWVHFPDVERVEWLNKTVKQMWPYICKFVEKLFRETIEPAVKESNAHLSTFCFSKIDIGDKPLRVNGVKVYTENVDKRQIIMDLQISFVGNTEIDVDIKRYYCKAGIKSIQIHGVLRVVMEPLLGDMPLVGALSLFFLKKPLLDINWTGLTNILDIPGLNGFSDSLIQDIIYSYLVLPNRITVPLVGDVELAQLRFPMPKGVLRIHFLEAQDLEGKDKFLGGLIKGKSDPYGILQIGNQLFQSKTVKESLHPKWNEVYEALVYEHSGQHLEIELFDEDPDKDDFLGSLMIDMTELHKEQKVDEWFDLEEAPTGKLHLKLEWLSLLSTPTKLDQVLRSVRADRSLANDGLSSALLVVYLDSAKNLPSNLSDFTYDGLKQVSVFKALKSAKKSSSEPSPYVQLTVGHKSLESKIRYKTKEPMWEDCFSFLVHNPRRQELEVEVKDDKRKCTLGNLTVPLSGLLAEEDMTLTQCFPLKNSGPSSTIKLKMALRILLLEKQGSSDQPSTVRVRKSSVPQPTTTTPSLRQSISESPLPSFTPPPPIDASTLTLQHRDGEPYSASPLRSTSSLSTCISSSQKHLPHKESTPSLASDISLPFATLELQQRLRQLQNGSAPSQYPLGEIQLTVRHSSQRNKLIVVVHACRNLIAFTKDGSDPFIRLYLLPDKSRTGRRKTGTMKRTLNPVYDQTFEFSVSMVELHRRTLDVAVKNGGSILSKHKGLLGKVLVDLSGDDISKGWTQWYDLSEDGLSSQCMRSIQDPLLT; encoded by the exons ATGTCAAGAGACAGCATGACAGCTGTACGAAGAGCCCCTTCACACAGCAAGGAGAATGGACACATTGCGCCGATCCCCGCTCCGCTCTGCGCCAACTTACCCCATCCCTCAGCGGGGAACACACCCGATGACACCCCGGTGTCTGCCACCAGCGAGCTGACCCATACCTGGGTGCACTTCGCTAAAACATTTGTGCTCATTTTCCCAATTTATGCACTGGGGTATTTTGAGTTCAGCTTCAGCTGGCTGTTGATTggacttgttgtgtttttttggtggAGGAGAAACACAGGAGGGAAGTACAGTCGACTGAGCCGAGCACTGGCTTTCTTTGAGCAAGAGGAGAGAAGTGTCAAGCAAAGTCTTACGACCTCTGATTTGCCATCATGG GTCCATTTCCCAGATGTGGAGCGAGTGGAGTGGCTAAACAAG ACGGTGAAACAGATGTGGCCCTACATCTGCAAGTTTGTGGAGAAACTGTTCCGGGAGACGATCGAGCCGGCGGTGAAGGAGTCCAACGCCCACCTCAGCACCTTCTGCTTCAGCAAGATCGACATCGGAGACAAA CCCCTGAGGGTCAACGGGGTCAAGGTTTACACAGAGAATGTGGATAAGCGACAGATCATCATGGATCTACAGATCAG ctttgtAGGCAATACAGAGATTGACGTGGACATTAAACGCTACTACTGCAAAGCTGGTATCAAGAGCATCCAG ATCCACGGCGTGTTGAGAGTGGTGATGGAGCCGTTGCTGGGTGACATGCCTCTTGTTGGAGCTCTGTCTCTGTTCTTCCTCAAGAAACCA ctTCTCGACATAAACTGGACAGGTCTCACCAATATACTGGACATTCCTGGGCTCAA TGGCTTTTCTGACAGTCTGATTCAAGACATAATCTACAGTTATCTGGTATTACCCAACCGTATCACCGTCCCTCTAGTCGGGGATGTGGAACTGGCCCAGCTACGCTTCCCCATGCCAAAG GGAGTCCTGAGGATTCACTTCTTGGAGGCTCAGGATCTGGAAGGGAAAGATAAATTTCTAGGGGGGCTGATCAAGGGCAAGTCTGACCCCTACGGCATCCTGCAGATCGGCAACCAGCTGTTCCAGAGCAAGACAGTCAAAGAGAGCCTCCATCCCAAATGGAATGAAGTTTACGAG GCCTTGGTGTACGAGCACTCAGGTCAACACCTCGAGATTGAACTGTTTGATGAGGACCCAGACAAGGATGATTTCCTGGGAAG CTTGATGATCGATATGACTGAGCTGCACAAAGAACAGAAGGTTGATGAG TGGTTTGACCTGGAGGAGGCTCCTACTGGGAAACTCCACTTAAAACTGGAGTGGCTGTCTCTGCTTTCCACTCCCACGAAGCTGGACCAG GTGCTGCGGAGCGTGCGTGCAGACAGAAGCCTGGCCAATGATGGGCTATCATCAGCCCTGCTGGTGGTGTATCTGGACTCAGCAAAGAATCTGCCA AGTAACCTGTCAGATTTCACCTATGACGGGTTGAAGCAAGTCTCAGTCTTTAAGGCCCTGAAG TCTGCAAAGAAGAGCAGCAGTGAGCCCAGTCCTTACGTCCAATTAACAGTTGGACACAAATCACTTGAGAGTAAG ATCCGGTACAAAACCAAGGAGCCTATGTGGGAAGATTGTTTCTCATTCCTCGTTCACAATCCCAGGAGGCAGGAGCTTGAAGTGGAG GTGAAAGATGACAAGCGGAAGTGCACCTTGGGTAATCTGACGGTGCCTTTGAGCGGGCTGTTAGCGGAGGAGGACATGACGCTGACTCAGTGCTTTCCTCTAAAGAACTCCGGGCCCAGCTCCACCATCAAACTTAAGATGGCCCTGAGG ATCCTGTTGTTGGAGAAGCAGGGATCCTCAGACCAGCCTTCCACCGTCCGGGTCAGGAAGTCCAGTGTGCCGCAGCCGACCACAACAACCCCCTCGCTGAGACAGTCGATCTCAGAATCCCCGTTGCCTTCGTTCACACCTCCGCCACCTATAGACGCCTCCACTCTTACCCTCCAACACAGGGACGGCGAGCCGTACTCAGCCAGCCCTCTCCGCAGTACCTCCAGCCTGAGCACCTGCATCTCCAGCTCCCAGAAACACCTGCCTCATAAGGAGTCCACACCCAGCCTGGCCTCGGATATCTCCCTGCCCTTTGCCACCTTGGAGCTTCAGCAGAGGCTACGACAGCTGCAGAA TGGCTCGGCCCCCAGCCAGTACCCCCTGGGCGAGATCCAGCTGACTGTTCGACACAGCTCGCAGAGAAACAAACTCATTGTGGTGGTACACGCCTGCCG TAACTTGATAGCCTTCACCAAAGACGGCTCAGATCCCTTCATCCGCCTGTATTTGCTGCCTGACAAGAGTCGGACGGGGAGAAGGAAGACCGGCACAATGAAAAGGACCCTCAACCCTGTTTATGATCAAAC GTTTGAATTTAGTGTATCTATGGTGGAGCTCCACAGGAGAACTCTGGATGTAGCAGTGAAGAACGGAGGGAGCATCCTGTCTAAACACAAAGGGCTCTTGGGAAAG GTGCTGGTAGATTTAAGTGGGGATGATATATCAAAAGGATGGACACAATG GTATGATCTGAGTGAAGATGGTTTGTCGTCTCAATGCATGAGAAGTATTCAAGACCCCCTCCTCACATAG